ttcaattgtCTACAGTtattagtgtttaaattaaatataaaaattagattatgtCAAAAATTCGATTTCCTCTAAGAACTCTCattattccttatttttttttgtttttccaattttcgaattttcaatttcgaccttcccaaatgcaccaactagatttacttttatatcataaaatatgttgatgtCAAGAATTGGAGCATTTGAACTACCCTAATAGTGCTGACggacaaaaaaacaaacacataatattgtaaaaacaatacattcatcgctattGAATCTAATATCAgtcaaaccatattattatattaatatattatacttgagtGCAGCAGTCTGTCTTCACttgtattatagaataaatagaTACCTCAGTAATTAAGTATGTACTTATaccaaaagttaaaattgttaaaaaaaattctaaacttaTGAGGGttgaaacttataataaattagagcgcgtatttttgtgaaattgcatatttttcattttcacatattcatatatattagaaaatttgtgtggtgaaaaatgtatgtaactCAATGCAATGCAACTCATAATTATAAATGGTcacagaattaaatttaatgtatacgtACTGGTCTCaactttatctaaaaaaaaataataataataataatagcaataataatttataataaatgtgataTTTAATATGGATATACCGTAAATTATTAAcaagaagaataaaaatattacacaaactctgaccaaatgtttaattaaacaaacCAATTTGAAATCGGTTGAAATGTATGATGAAATATTGATAAGTAATACAATATCTTAAAAAGTTAGGTagtagatttttataatttaagaaccCAGACACTTTTTATAGACATTGTATCTAGATAAGGTATTTCAACTAAACGGAATCATAGCCAAATCCTAAATAGTACTAGGTGAGTAAGTATAAATATGATGATTATCAGCATTACCTGAGTTATGAAACAAAGatcacattaatttatttatagaataaaacgaatttaaaaaaaaataataaatacaatatgccCGTACCTTGtaactctaaaaataataaataaaaataatatttaataaataatatacagagtgtaacagaaagatatGACAGATTTGTGTATGTAACACGTAAATCATATACAAATCTGTCatatctttctgttacaccctgtatacctCATGATTCACTGTCTAAGAATTATTAATTGggaatacataattattattgtccatTGTATCTACAATGGTTATTTATAAGTTACTATAGTaaaaccacggtttaagatagattatatcttaaaccgtgagtAAAACAGAAAATACTTAGgcagtgattatattataattccacTATTCAACACGATAACACCTCTCTGACTTATCCATAcaatcatttatcattattgcgtccaagaatatttaaaatataaataaattagttttgctGTCAATCAGCTGCTAAATATAACAGTTTAGTCGTTATCGGACATGTAAATACAGCGTTGGACACGTGTAGTCACACAGCCTAGCGAGTAGTGACTAGTGTGCATTAAAATTAAGGCCTCTGCAAACCCTATACATTTTTCATCAGATCGACCTTAGCCAGTGGCATTGGCATGATTTctaaaagggggggggggatcaaaaaaataaaacgacatagctaaatgggaggggaaaattggaaaatcctcCGCCCTcttaaaactttttactaaggAAGTTAAAAGCCAATGGGGGTATCTGGCCATCGCCCCTCTTCTTGTCTACGCCACTGACTTTAGCAACTGATAAGAATTAAGGTGCTTCTAGTGGATCATCTTAGAAGATGTAACGATTTgtgatttgataaaaataagttaattttgcATCTGTTCgagcatattattttcaatattttttaatattttgtaatatatttagtattcaaaattaaaaaatcaggtaagtggatgccgctctgctgtacagtagattacaagtgggtcattgtataatggttgtattagacttgaattcaatgatataatatcattgtataagaaaaacgattttgagcgaagacggtttgcagtctggatattttatattttgttattatttattttatcatgtaagttgaattaatattaaaatattataattttttattcgtttctgtggtgataaacaaagcgttagaaattaaaatcccatttttagcgtttttttcgtaattttctggttgtttttcccgtggcaataaataactattgagaaaatcgaaaaatgacctctctaaagtaccatcttgatccaatttgctaaaagataaggtactatgtgttgaaatcgaaacactccttctggacgaaattttgtatacaggatataaaaataaaaatagataaataaacaccattgtaagaacaatagcttcctcgctccgctcagaatctaaaatttataaaatttaaaatgtttattcccATCAACAagttgattttgaatattttgatctaatgactaaattatattgatttatatatgtGGGTCCATACTATATAAAAAGCAAGTAATCGATGGAGAGTATATCTACCCacactaatgataatatttactattaacaaAAAGCAAACGTTAAACTCCACAACTGTTATACTGATCATGAAAGAATTTATATCTgctcaattaaatttaattatgaattatgcaACGTGGTAAATTCATCTGTTTCgcagataattaatttataccgatattttaataccatatagttACGTACTTTTTGTGGctggaataaaataattgatgagtgattaacaatttttttttaaagaaccaaaatattaatttaggtactttaaaaacTTGCACACCAATAACATGTatgatgaatttaatatatagtatgcatataataaaaattaaaacaacttacATGCGACAACTAGAAATAAAGTAATtggtagtaatttataaatataatattaaaacatttgtaatacctatattatcaataaagaGAAAAATCTAGTGATTTGTTTGAAAAGTTCTGAGTAAAACATGTTGATATGAAATATGAACAATAGGACTACAGGTGACtaagtttgaaataaaaaaaattggtttgaaACTCCATGAATTGGCCCAATCGGGagattgtggccttgaacacggttTCCAGTTGCGTGGCAAAGTGATATagggaatggtaaacaagccAACCCCGCGTAGCGTATCCCACctatgttaataattgttatagcaCTATTAGATTcattgataacatttatttatagtctgtgaatattgttattatttttttattattattataacacctcCTTATAAACTACATTGGTTGTTCTTCCGTTTGGGGCAAGAATGACTAAGCTTGTAGGTGAACTAACTCTGGAGCATGCCACATAAAATTTCCCATGTGTAAAGCAGTCATCACTCAAGTAAATTCCTGGTATCTTCAACGACTGCCCTAGCGACTTATTTATAGTCTTTGCAAAAGATACCTTGATAGGAAACTGCAGTCTTTTAAATTCGAATGGATAGCTTGATGATAAAAGTGGTATACGTGGTATAAGCGTTGATCCTCCTTGAGCACAACCTGTAATTATTGTTGCCTCAATAACATTGTTTTGGAGTGCTTTCACGCGCAGTCTAGTACCATTGCAGAGTTTGGGTGGATGAAGATTTCGCAACAGCATAATTGGAGTTCCTACTTTAAGGACTAACTTATGTGCTAGAAAACCAGGGGGATTAAGTGCGTTGAGGAACTCCACAGGATAGTGAATTGCGTCATCTGTCTTCAGTACCAAGTCTATAAACTTATACTCCATTTCTGTTCCCTTAAATGATTTAAGAAGAATTTCATTAATCACAGCTGCCCTGTCATTTTTGGGGGTCAAAATAGCGCGCTCACATAACCAATCcatcgatttattttttatatcggcAATATCAGGATAAATTTGAACTATAAGTTCTTGTAGTGTTGTAACTACTAAACCTAAATCCTTAGTTCAGAGAATTTTCCGGCTGTGACATCACCTCCCAGGTGGACCCTCATATTCTTGTTGGGAGAAAGTTGTTCTATTAACGGCCATAAATAAGAAGCTTTTATGCAAGCCTTAACTTCATCTGCTCGACTTCCTCGACCACCAATTCATATAAACCaccataggtatataattgagACATGCCAGCTAAATACTCAGCGGAACTCATATAGTTGTCCCCATTAATGTTGTGAGACATGATAGAAAACTCCGTACAATTTTTTGTTACGTGGCTCACAATAAGCTTGCGTACTTCTCTGGCCATTTGCTCAGTGCCGTACATAAGATAGGAAAGCGAATTAAATAAACAGGCACCATCTCCAGCAATAGGTACAACGGTGCGAGATACCATTTccccatttaaatttaaaaactcgaatgtcatattaaaaaatttttaatgaaaaaagttttataattaagtgATCAATTCAATTAACGCCAATAAACTCACGTGGTTTAATTTGTGTACCTACCCCACGAAAATAACAAACCAAATTTTATGTGTTAAAAAGCTGAATAACCTGGCAACCAAAAGCAGCCAtcactaaacaaaaaaaaatttcaaccgTGAATCTTAAGATCCTTGTTTGACCGCctctttaaatatgaataatgaatatcagaaaatcctttcttattgcacatctagataaataaaagaaccactattccaaatatCAAATACGtacgtttcatattttaaaaccaatattatatatttaaatttaatattgtttgatagATGGCGCAACTGTTATATTCTTTCAACCTGTGTTTTTTTTCCCCAGAAATTACAACGGTAAGGATGGTCGACGACGGCAAGTCATaccgataatttttatttgtaatgccataatggtacaataataatgatatttggtttcgggtaaaataatag
This is a stretch of genomic DNA from Acyrthosiphon pisum isolate AL4f chromosome A3, pea_aphid_22Mar2018_4r6ur, whole genome shotgun sequence. It encodes these proteins:
- the LOC103310284 gene encoding uncharacterized protein LOC103310284; translated protein: MDWLCERAILTPKNDRAAVINEILLKSFKGTEMEYKFIDLVLKTDDAIHYPVEFLNALNPPGFLAHKLVLKVGTPIMLLRNLHPPKLCNGTRLRVKALQNNVIEATIITGCAQGGSTLIPRIPLLSSSYPFEFKRLQFPIKVSFAKTINKSLGQSLKIPGIYLSDDCFTHGKFYVACSRVSSPTSLVILAPNGRTTNVVYKEVL